From the genome of Pseudomonas sp. WJP1:
AATCGTCACCGGCCACCGCTTCGCCTAGCTACGACATGAGCAACCGCGATACCGGGACCGTCAAGTGGTTCAACACCTCCAAAGGCTTCGGCTTTATTTCCCGCGACTCCGGCGACGATATTTTCGTGCACTTCCGGGCCATTCGCGGTGAAGGTCATCGCGTCCTGGTCGAAGGCCAGCGCGTCGAGTTCTCCGTCATGAATCGTGACAAAGGCCTGCAAGCCGAAGACGTCATCGCCGCCCTGCCGCGACGCTGATCAAAGGCAATAAAAAAAAACCGCGAACATGTTCGCGGTTTTTTTATGCCTGCACTTTTTTTTACAAGCGCTTCTACTAGTAATGCGGTGGCGGCGCTTCTTCTTCGAAAGACTCGAACTGGCCGACCATTTCCTCTTGCCGCTTGAGCAGCGCGGCCATTTGCAGCTGCAGGCGCTCGACGACCCGCTGCTGCGCCACCAGGACATCGTTCAACGCCTGGATGGTGTCATCCTGAAATGCCAGCCGGCTTTCAAGATCGGTTACGCGCTCTTCGAGGCTCATGGCTCAACCCTCCACAAACTTGAAATCATCGGTCAACACCAGGCGCAGCCGTTCGCGAATCGCCGAGACCTGCTCTGCACTGTACGGCTTGGCCGGATGCTTGCCCCAGATCGGTGCCGGCCAGGCCGCGTCTTCATGCTTGCGCACGATCACATGCATGTGCAACTGACTGACCACGTTACCCAGGGCAGCGACGTTCAGCTTGTCGGCATCGAACGAGTCCTTGAGCAACTCTGCCAACGCAGTCGTTTCCTGCCATAGCTGCAGCTGATCGGCGCCACTTAACTGAAATATCTCGCTGATATCGTCCCTGCGTGGCACAAGGATGAACCAGGGGTAGTTCGAATCATTGGACAACAGCAACCGACAAAGTGGGAAATCGCCGATCTGTAGTGTGTCTTGTTGAAGTCGTGGATCTAAAGCGAACACTGCGCATACTCCCGCCAGGTCTTCATTTTTCAGCTTAGCGTCCATCCGGATAGATCGTACGCCAGGCCACTGAACGGCAGCATACCCTGCCAGCTTCACAGCGAACCACTGCATGCGCCCGTCGGGGTCTACAAATGGCACAAGCGCGCCCCGAGATGAGACAGTTCCTGCGAAAACGCACCAATACCAAACCAGCGCAGGGTAAAAAACGCCGAAATGACCAGAAAACCACAGCTTGTTCACGCAATGCAAAAACGCCCGACTGTTTGAAATCAGACAGTCATTGAAATTTTTTGCACCAAAACCGCACAGTACGTCTACGCTGAGTGCTTCGCATATCCGCCATTTACTCAATGGCGGGTGAACCGGTAACGCTTTTACATGTCACGCGGACAGGCAGGAGGCTGAGACACGATGCCAACCACGGCGTCAAGCCCGAAGTAAAGAAGCATGAACCCCCGGTTTTATGAGGTTTTTACCGCACCAGGCAGCCAGACAGAAAAAAAATCGGTGGAGTTCTGATTTGTGCACGTTTGTTGCATTGTTACCCACATCGTCTATGAGGCACCGCGGGAAGCAGGCAGTCTCAAGACCAACAAAAACAGTGGCAGGGTAGCCCGATGGAGATTCAAACGTTTCACCAGGGACTCTTTTTATCGATGCGCCAGCCCAGAAAAACAGCACTAAAGTTGTCAGTCCGGTTGCATCGGGGCTGTAAATTTGCGACATCTAGCTAGCCGTTTACGACAGGGTCGTAAAGAAGCTGAAAGGATAGATGCGCAAGTATCGCCAACATTGCCGGCGTGATATAAGTTTGCGCCGACACAAAAAGAAAGAGCCGCCCAGATAATAAAACAGGTGGGACGGCAGTACTCTTCTAAAAACCAAAGGAGCAAATCACGATGCGCGTGATGAAGTGGAGCATGATCGCACTGGCTGTTGCAGCTGGTACCTCGCAGTTCGCAGTGGCGTCGTCCCAGGACGAGTCCAAGGGTTTCATCGATGATTCGAGCCTGAAACTCAAAACCCGTTTTGAGTACATGAACCGCGACTACAAGAACGGTGCAAGTAACAACGCAACCTCCGGCTATCGCCAGGACTCCGGTCTCAGCCAACTGCTGACTTACGAGTCGGGCTTCACTCAAGGCATCGTAGGTTTCGGCCTCGACGCAATGGCGATGGGCTCGGTCAAACTCGACGGCGGTACTGGTCACCGTGGTAACGGCCTGTTCGCAGTCGACAGCGACAACAACCCTGAAAAATCCCAGGGCAAGGTTGGCGGTGCAGTCAAACTGCGTCTCTCCGACACTGTTCTGAAATACGGTCGCCAATTCGTTGCCAGCCCTGTGTTCGCTACCGATGACAGCCGCATGCTGCCAGAAGTTGCTGAAGGCACCTTGCTGACCAGCAAGGAAATCAAAGGCTTGGAACTGAGCGCCGGTCGCTTCACCGCACTGAGCGCCCAAACCGGTATGGGTCATGACACCGTTGGCGGTATTTCAGATGAAAATGGAAACCACGGCGAAGGCATAAGCGGCGGCATCAACATCTTCGGCGCCAGCTACGCTTTCACCGACAACTTCACCGGTGCCGTCGCTGCGTCGGATGCTGAAGAGTACTTCAAGAAGTACTACGTCAA
Proteins encoded in this window:
- a CDS encoding HIT domain-containing protein, whose translation is MFALDPRLQQDTLQIGDFPLCRLLLSNDSNYPWFILVPRRDDISEIFQLSGADQLQLWQETTALAELLKDSFDADKLNVAALGNVVSQLHMHVIVRKHEDAAWPAPIWGKHPAKPYSAEQVSAIRERLRLVLTDDFKFVEG
- a CDS encoding OprD family porin — translated: MRVMKWSMIALAVAAGTSQFAVASSQDESKGFIDDSSLKLKTRFEYMNRDYKNGASNNATSGYRQDSGLSQLLTYESGFTQGIVGFGLDAMAMGSVKLDGGTGHRGNGLFAVDSDNNPEKSQGKVGGAVKLRLSDTVLKYGRQFVASPVFATDDSRMLPEVAEGTLLTSKEIKGLELSAGRFTALSAQTGMGHDTVGGISDENGNHGEGISGGINIFGASYAFTDNFTGAVAASDAEEYFKKYYVNLNWTLPINDEQSLNFDLNGYKTNGDKRGDSFMALGSVEDGGDGHQGVDNNLWSLAAAYSIGAHKFTLAYQQSSGDNAYYYGVDGNSTIFVSNSIQISDFVGREEKSYQARYDLNMATYGVPGLSFMTRYVMGNNIKVENAGEGKENEWNIESKYVVQEGPAKDLSFRARFANYRANGAYAAYSRDNYDTRLIIEYPLNIL
- a CDS encoding SlyX family protein, with amino-acid sequence MSLEERVTDLESRLAFQDDTIQALNDVLVAQQRVVERLQLQMAALLKRQEEMVGQFESFEEEAPPPHY